A single window of Syntrophus aciditrophicus SB DNA harbors:
- the ilvD gene encoding dihydroxy-acid dehydratase: protein MRSDIMKKGLEKAPHRSLFKAMGYTDEEIARPLIGVVNAANEIIPGHIHLDRIVEDVKAGIRMAGGTPVEFPAIGICDGIAMGHLGMKYSLASRELIADSTEAMVMAHPFDGLVLVPNCDKIIPGMLMAALRLNIPSIFVSGGPMLAGRLDGKSVDLISVFEGVGAVKAGKMTEEQLKALEDCACPGCGSCSGMYTANSMNCVTEALGLGLPGNGTIPAIHAARRRLAKEAGVRIMDLVSKNIRPRDIATLDAFKNALAVDMALGCSTNTVLHIPAIAHEAGIRLDLDLFNEISARTPNLCHLSPAGPHHIEELDAAGGIQAVMKVISKLGVIQESALTVSGRTVGENLEKARVLNEEVIRPLDRAYRQEGGIAILRGNLAPDGAVVKQSGVLPEMMINEGTARVFDSEDEAIAAILGGKIVAGDIVVIRYEGPKGGPGMREMLSPTSAIAGMGLDTSVALLTDGRFSGGTRGAAIGHISPEAAEGGPIALIREGDWIAINIPEKTLTLKVDPEELEKRKQEWKPKASQNLTGYLARYARLVTSASTGAIFKD, encoded by the coding sequence ATGCGCAGTGATATCATGAAAAAAGGACTTGAAAAGGCGCCTCATCGATCTCTGTTCAAGGCAATGGGCTATACGGATGAAGAAATTGCCCGCCCGCTGATCGGTGTTGTCAACGCCGCTAACGAAATCATCCCCGGTCATATCCATCTGGATCGGATCGTGGAGGATGTCAAGGCGGGCATCCGGATGGCAGGTGGAACGCCGGTGGAGTTTCCCGCCATCGGGATCTGCGACGGCATCGCCATGGGCCATCTGGGTATGAAATATTCCCTGGCCAGCCGGGAATTGATCGCCGACTCCACAGAAGCCATGGTCATGGCCCATCCCTTTGACGGCCTGGTTCTTGTTCCTAACTGTGACAAAATCATTCCCGGAATGCTCATGGCCGCCCTGCGCCTCAATATTCCATCAATTTTTGTCAGCGGCGGCCCCATGCTGGCCGGACGTCTCGATGGAAAGTCTGTGGATCTCATCAGCGTCTTCGAAGGAGTCGGCGCCGTGAAGGCGGGCAAGATGACGGAAGAGCAGCTGAAGGCCCTGGAGGACTGCGCCTGTCCCGGATGCGGATCCTGTTCCGGAATGTATACGGCCAATTCCATGAACTGCGTGACGGAGGCACTGGGCCTGGGTCTGCCGGGAAACGGAACGATTCCTGCGATTCATGCGGCGCGACGGCGCCTTGCTAAAGAGGCGGGAGTCCGAATCATGGATCTGGTCTCCAAAAACATCCGGCCTCGGGACATCGCCACGCTCGATGCCTTCAAAAATGCCCTCGCTGTGGATATGGCCCTGGGCTGCTCCACCAATACGGTGCTGCACATCCCGGCGATTGCCCACGAAGCGGGAATTCGACTGGATCTTGACCTTTTCAACGAAATCAGTGCAAGGACGCCGAATCTCTGTCATCTCAGTCCGGCCGGCCCCCACCATATCGAGGAACTTGATGCCGCCGGCGGGATTCAGGCGGTCATGAAAGTCATCAGTAAACTGGGGGTGATCCAGGAGTCGGCTTTAACCGTATCCGGCAGGACAGTTGGAGAAAACCTGGAAAAGGCACGTGTTCTCAATGAGGAGGTGATCCGCCCATTGGACCGTGCCTATCGGCAGGAGGGCGGCATCGCCATTCTCCGAGGAAATCTTGCTCCCGATGGCGCGGTGGTCAAACAGTCCGGAGTGCTGCCGGAAATGATGATCAATGAAGGAACGGCTCGCGTCTTCGATTCCGAGGATGAAGCGATTGCCGCAATCCTCGGCGGTAAAATTGTCGCGGGAGATATTGTGGTCATCCGCTACGAAGGTCCGAAAGGAGGTCCGGGAATGCGGGAAATGCTGAGCCCCACCTCGGCCATCGCGGGCATGGGTCTGGATACCTCGGTCGCTCTGCTTACGGATGGACGTTTCAGCGGAGGCACCCGCGGCGCCGCCATCGGGCACATTTCTCCGGAGGCCGCGGAAGGAGGCCCGATTGCCCTGATCCGGGAGGGAGACTGGATCGCCATCAACATCCCGGAAAAAACATTGACCTTGAAGGTTGACCCGGAAGAACTGGAAAAGAGAAAGCAGGAATGGAAACCCAAAGCATCACAGAACCTGACCGGTTATCTGGCCCGTTACGCAAGGCTTGTCACTTCCGCAAGCACGGGCGCCATCTTTAAGGATTAA
- a CDS encoding DegQ family serine endoprotease: MKKESKNRNTFIMFLLAFLVAFFVVSVIEVLRSSFAPVAPDVQVASAISPIDPRTPGSFADLVDRLKPAVVNISTTKTIRSGSNPFSSPFSGEGSPFERYFWGDEFFDRFFGDVPKREFKKKSLGSGFIISHDGYIFTNNHVVEQADKILVKLSDGKEFEARVIGKDAKTDIALIKIKPTVSLPVVEIGDSDKLRVGEWVLAIGNPFGLEQTVTAGIVSAKGRVIGAGPYDNFIQTDASINPGNSGGPLFSMDGQVIGINTAIVAQGQGIGFAIPVNMAKNILPDLKTKGKVSRGWLGVSVQDITEDIAKSMKQKDRQGALVAEVFKGDPASNAGIKPGDIITEINGKTVINSHELLLMIANFHVGDRINITLLRGNRPMNVNVLVAERTDRGEYAARKTSRDDYGMVVHDITPEIAQYLGLSSRTGVIVTDVREGSPADDVGIQPQDVILQVNRAKIASKKDYLKELSRKEAKQNLLLLVKRGQSTFFVALQQ, translated from the coding sequence ATGAAAAAGGAAAGTAAGAACAGAAATACGTTCATTATGTTTCTGTTAGCTTTTCTCGTAGCATTTTTTGTCGTATCCGTGATTGAAGTCCTGCGTTCCTCCTTTGCACCGGTTGCGCCCGATGTCCAGGTCGCATCGGCGATATCTCCCATAGACCCGAGAACTCCCGGATCCTTTGCGGACTTGGTCGACCGTTTAAAACCGGCTGTCGTGAATATCAGCACCACCAAGACCATCCGCTCCGGATCCAATCCTTTTTCCTCGCCTTTCAGCGGCGAAGGATCGCCTTTTGAACGGTATTTCTGGGGGGATGAATTCTTTGACCGGTTCTTTGGCGATGTTCCCAAGCGTGAGTTCAAGAAGAAAAGCCTCGGGTCCGGTTTCATCATCAGTCATGACGGTTACATTTTCACCAATAACCATGTCGTGGAGCAGGCAGACAAGATTCTGGTGAAGCTTTCGGACGGCAAGGAATTCGAGGCGCGCGTCATCGGAAAAGATGCCAAGACAGACATCGCCCTGATCAAGATCAAGCCAACTGTCAGTTTGCCCGTTGTTGAAATAGGCGATTCCGATAAGTTGCGGGTGGGGGAATGGGTCCTGGCGATCGGCAATCCTTTCGGACTCGAGCAGACAGTCACGGCTGGAATTGTCAGTGCGAAAGGTCGGGTGATCGGCGCGGGCCCCTATGATAATTTCATTCAGACGGATGCCTCCATCAATCCGGGAAACAGCGGCGGCCCTCTGTTCAGCATGGATGGACAAGTCATCGGGATTAATACCGCCATTGTCGCCCAGGGACAGGGGATCGGATTTGCAATCCCTGTAAATATGGCCAAAAATATTCTGCCCGACCTGAAAACAAAGGGAAAGGTTTCACGCGGCTGGCTTGGGGTTTCCGTTCAGGACATCACCGAGGATATCGCCAAGAGCATGAAGCAGAAAGACAGGCAGGGCGCCCTGGTGGCTGAGGTTTTCAAAGGCGATCCGGCCAGCAACGCGGGAATCAAGCCGGGGGATATCATTACGGAAATCAACGGCAAGACAGTCATCAACTCGCACGAACTGCTGCTGATGATTGCCAACTTTCACGTGGGGGATCGCATCAATATCACATTACTGCGAGGCAACCGCCCCATGAACGTGAATGTTCTCGTTGCGGAGCGAACAGACCGCGGCGAGTATGCGGCAAGAAAAACCTCCCGGGATGATTACGGCATGGTGGTGCACGACATCACGCCTGAGATCGCACAATATCTGGGATTGTCCAGTCGTACGGGAGTGATCGTGACGGACGTTCGCGAGGGAAGTCCAGCTGATGATGTGGGCATTCAACCCCAGGATGTCATCCTGCAGGTCAATCGCGCAAAAATTGCTTCCAAAAAAGACTATCTCAAAGAATTGTCCCGAAAAGAGGCAAAACAGAATCTCCTTCTGCTGGTCAAGCGAGGTCAATCCACCTTCTTTGTTGCCCTGCAACAGTAA
- a CDS encoding endonuclease III domain-containing protein, whose translation MKSKTESCELSVIYSRLNSHFGDLHWWPADSSFEVILGAILTQNTAWQNVERAIENLKALNLLEPQLLYEMDHRVLEELIRPSGYFRIKAARIKNFLSFLQNHYDWDLKKMFQDDLWKLREKMLKIKGIGKETADSILLYAGHRPVFVIDAYTRRILSRHGMVASNISYDELQDYFMRNLPLDVSIYNQYHALIVNAGKTFCRTVPLCEKCPLKSVGL comes from the coding sequence ATGAAATCGAAGACAGAATCCTGCGAGCTGTCCGTTATATACAGCAGGCTCAACAGTCACTTTGGCGATCTTCACTGGTGGCCGGCGGATTCATCCTTTGAAGTGATCTTAGGCGCGATCCTCACACAAAACACAGCCTGGCAGAACGTGGAACGTGCCATCGAAAACCTGAAGGCTCTCAATCTGCTGGAGCCTCAATTACTGTATGAGATGGATCACCGCGTCCTCGAAGAACTGATTCGCCCCTCGGGTTACTTCCGCATCAAGGCGGCAAGAATAAAGAATTTTTTGAGTTTTCTGCAAAATCATTATGATTGGGACTTAAAAAAAATGTTCCAGGATGATTTATGGAAGCTCAGAGAGAAAATGCTGAAAATAAAGGGCATCGGAAAGGAAACGGCGGACAGCATTTTACTCTATGCCGGTCACAGGCCCGTGTTTGTTATCGATGCCTATACCAGAAGGATTCTCTCCCGGCACGGCATGGTGGCTTCGAATATTTCCTATGATGAGCTCCAGGACTATTTTATGAGGAACCTTCCCCTGGATGTTTCTATCTATAACCAGTATCACGCCCTGATTGTCAATGCGGGGAAGACGTTTTGCCGTACCGTTCCGCTTTGCGAGAAATGCCCCCTGAAGTCCGTCGGCCTTTGA
- a CDS encoding lysophospholipid acyltransferase family protein: MFKNFSLFTINHGLIRQIYSLFRFYFLFCKLTITSDAPVLQSLSLGERAIVSIWHQRILAVFPYARRFSPYGPSVMISRSRDGEMVSQLFSCMHFRPVRGSSSRGGPSALSSLILDLKTHPAVHVVDGPRGPRGIIKPGLITLGQISGVPIFPISVSASRAWILNSWDRFLVPKPFSRIVISWDAPISIPKDLDSENFEQIRLEIQDRMLSFQQHQDAALGWGNLFE, from the coding sequence GTGTTCAAGAATTTCTCTCTTTTTACAATCAACCATGGCCTTATTCGCCAGATTTACTCTCTGTTCCGCTTTTACTTCCTCTTCTGCAAATTGACCATTACAAGTGACGCCCCGGTTCTGCAGAGTCTTTCCCTCGGGGAGCGGGCTATTGTCTCCATCTGGCATCAGAGAATCCTGGCCGTATTTCCTTATGCCCGCCGGTTTTCCCCTTATGGCCCTTCCGTGATGATCAGCCGGAGTCGCGATGGCGAGATGGTGTCTCAGCTGTTCTCCTGTATGCATTTCCGACCGGTTCGCGGTTCCAGTTCCCGGGGTGGACCATCGGCGCTTTCTTCCCTGATCCTGGATCTCAAGACTCATCCCGCAGTCCATGTTGTGGATGGTCCACGCGGCCCGCGGGGAATCATCAAACCCGGCCTCATCACCCTGGGACAGATTTCCGGAGTTCCGATTTTCCCTATCTCCGTTTCCGCCAGCCGCGCATGGATTTTAAACAGCTGGGACCGATTCCTTGTTCCCAAACCCTTCAGTCGCATTGTTATTTCCTGGGATGCTCCCATTTCCATCCCTAAGGACCTTGACTCGGAAAATTTCGAACAGATCCGTCTTGAGATTCAGGATCGCATGCTTTCTTTTCAGCAGCATCAGGATGCCGCTCTGGGCTGGGGCAACCTCTTTGAATGA
- a CDS encoding sigma-54-dependent transcriptional regulator codes for MEKVLIVDDELNMRVVLQAMLKKKGYQVAQAADGLEALECLEKEQIDVVVTDLKMPKLSGLGLLEHVTSTYPETPVIIITAHGTIETAVDALKKGAFDYITKPFDRDELISVIEKAIRTRIKNHGEVILAEEEIDKYGIVGCSEKIREIYKTIEKVASTKTTILITGETGTGKELIAHAIHRGSPRKDNAYIKINCGAIAKNLIEAELFGYEKGAFTGAASAKPGKFELADQGTIFLDEIGEIPRDMQVKLLQVLQDQTFERVGGIKTIQVDVRIIAATNRDLIKEIKEGNFREDLYYRLNVVPIKMPPLRERKEDIIPLTHYFLDRFNDKLNMDIKGIDPQVLECFKKYNWPGNIRELENLIERIILLTKGNTISPEDVPEEIKTMEDQDLPENEVHEKNPFEEYLLREMENFTERLVLMARSEKKREAGDRLEEDSLDSTEKDQGVYRKFIKSKTAEVEKKMIEKILEECSGNITHAAKRLGFSRKGLQIKMVKYNLRKK; via the coding sequence ATGGAGAAAGTATTAATTGTCGACGACGAACTGAACATGCGCGTCGTTCTTCAGGCCATGCTGAAGAAGAAGGGCTACCAGGTTGCTCAGGCCGCTGATGGTCTGGAAGCGCTGGAGTGTCTTGAGAAGGAACAGATCGACGTCGTGGTCACGGATCTGAAAATGCCGAAACTCAGCGGGCTAGGGCTGCTTGAACACGTTACGTCAACTTATCCCGAAACGCCGGTCATCATCATCACCGCGCATGGAACCATCGAAACGGCGGTCGATGCTCTAAAAAAAGGGGCATTCGATTACATCACCAAACCCTTTGATCGGGATGAACTGATCAGTGTCATTGAAAAGGCGATCCGAACCCGGATTAAAAATCATGGCGAGGTTATCCTGGCGGAAGAGGAAATCGATAAATACGGAATCGTCGGGTGCAGCGAAAAGATCAGGGAGATATACAAAACGATAGAAAAAGTGGCCTCGACCAAGACAACGATCCTGATTACAGGAGAGACCGGAACAGGAAAGGAACTGATTGCCCATGCCATCCATCGGGGAAGCCCGAGAAAGGATAACGCCTATATCAAAATCAACTGCGGGGCCATCGCAAAAAATCTCATCGAAGCGGAATTGTTCGGATATGAAAAGGGGGCCTTTACCGGAGCTGCGTCGGCAAAACCGGGGAAATTTGAACTGGCCGACCAGGGGACCATCTTTCTCGACGAAATAGGTGAAATCCCCAGGGATATGCAGGTCAAGCTTCTGCAGGTTCTGCAGGATCAAACCTTCGAAAGAGTCGGCGGAATCAAGACGATCCAGGTGGATGTTCGAATCATCGCGGCGACCAACCGGGACCTGATCAAAGAAATCAAGGAAGGGAATTTCCGCGAAGATCTTTACTATCGATTAAATGTCGTTCCGATCAAGATGCCGCCCCTGCGGGAAAGAAAAGAGGATATCATCCCGCTGACGCATTATTTTCTGGATCGATTCAATGACAAGCTGAACATGGATATTAAAGGAATAGACCCACAGGTCCTGGAATGTTTCAAGAAATACAATTGGCCCGGCAACATCCGGGAACTTGAGAACCTGATTGAACGGATCATTCTGTTAACCAAGGGAAATACGATTTCTCCAGAGGATGTTCCCGAGGAAATTAAAACAATGGAGGATCAAGATCTTCCGGAAAATGAAGTCCATGAAAAAAATCCCTTTGAAGAATATCTCTTGAGAGAAATGGAGAATTTTACGGAGAGGCTTGTCCTGATGGCGCGAAGTGAAAAGAAAAGGGAGGCGGGAGATCGCCTTGAAGAGGACTCATTGGATTCAACGGAAAAAGATCAGGGCGTGTATCGGAAATTTATCAAAAGTAAAACGGCGGAAGTCGAAAAAAAAATGATTGAAAAGATACTCGAAGAGTGCAGCGGCAACATCACCCATGCCGCCAAACGCCTGGGTTTCAGCAGAAAGGGTCTGCAGATCAAGATGGTGAAGTATAATTTAAGAAAGAAATAG
- a CDS encoding ATP-binding protein translates to MMETFILATVSLIIAISLFINKNKDEKKITFAILCMGIFLQRSASFLFFVAGAEYWKTLGELGLLLLPAVSLNFTRTLIIKGDYIKKKQVIAAFVVPILVFLAELTGIIQEHTFHLLMAVYIAGVAVAIYLSIVVYTIKKAVSVEKRRLIYLAIACAIAAGFCLLDFALQKEMELPPLSNIVIAALLYFVLLIVAYPHLTRLHELMARTLVITIQTILATGCFYLVITLFTADSTIPFTPILVSAFVIVISVTPLKVIMKKIFSYFYPGSQDVFTSLYAFDERLEREKSMMLEEMAPVLAHEIKNPLGSIKGAAQYLATEIDSEENRKILNVIIEETDRLNGVMSQFLNYAKPYRYEKTEQKVEPMLQKILSLVEARQIIDRVAIKKEIQENLPAIRIDSEKIMQVILNIVFNAIEAMPEGGTLTLGARRIEKENREGIEIMVRDTGKGIAREDLKNIFKPFYTTKERGVGLGLAICNRIVRSHGGEIKVKSFVDKGSTFRIRLVD, encoded by the coding sequence ATGATGGAAACCTTCATACTGGCAACGGTCAGTCTGATCATCGCCATATCACTCTTTATCAACAAAAATAAGGATGAAAAAAAAATAACCTTCGCCATCCTGTGTATGGGGATCTTTTTGCAGAGATCGGCTTCGTTCCTGTTTTTTGTGGCGGGTGCGGAATACTGGAAAACCCTGGGGGAACTGGGGTTGCTTCTTCTTCCTGCAGTGAGCCTGAATTTTACGCGAACCCTGATCATCAAAGGGGACTACATAAAGAAAAAGCAGGTGATCGCTGCGTTCGTTGTTCCTATCCTGGTTTTTCTGGCGGAACTGACGGGGATCATTCAGGAACATACATTCCATCTCCTGATGGCCGTCTATATCGCCGGCGTTGCCGTTGCCATCTATTTATCGATCGTGGTCTATACGATAAAAAAGGCCGTGAGTGTGGAAAAAAGAAGACTGATTTACCTGGCGATTGCCTGCGCCATTGCAGCAGGATTCTGCCTGCTGGATTTCGCTCTGCAGAAGGAAATGGAGCTCCCGCCTTTATCGAATATCGTTATTGCCGCGCTACTTTACTTTGTTCTTCTGATCGTCGCCTATCCTCATCTGACCCGGCTACACGAACTCATGGCCAGAACCCTGGTGATAACGATTCAGACTATTCTGGCAACAGGATGTTTCTATCTCGTGATTACTCTGTTCACCGCAGACTCGACGATACCCTTCACCCCCATACTGGTGTCGGCATTTGTCATTGTGATATCTGTAACGCCTTTGAAAGTGATCATGAAAAAAATATTCAGTTATTTCTATCCAGGCAGTCAGGATGTCTTTACCTCTCTTTACGCCTTTGACGAACGATTGGAGCGGGAGAAGTCCATGATGCTGGAGGAAATGGCGCCGGTTCTTGCTCATGAAATAAAAAATCCCCTGGGTTCCATCAAAGGGGCGGCGCAATACCTTGCTACAGAGATAGACAGTGAAGAAAACAGAAAGATCCTGAATGTCATCATCGAAGAAACAGATCGCCTTAATGGGGTTATGTCCCAATTTTTAAATTATGCCAAACCCTACCGATACGAAAAAACGGAACAGAAGGTCGAACCCATGCTGCAGAAAATTCTGTCCCTCGTCGAGGCCAGGCAGATTATTGATCGCGTAGCCATCAAAAAAGAAATACAGGAGAATCTTCCCGCCATAAGAATTGACTCGGAGAAAATCATGCAGGTTATTCTGAACATCGTCTTTAACGCCATTGAGGCGATGCCGGAGGGAGGAACGCTGACGCTCGGTGCCAGAAGGATCGAAAAAGAAAACCGTGAGGGTATTGAAATTATGGTCAGGGATACGGGAAAGGGCATTGCCAGAGAAGATTTGAAAAATATCTTCAAGCCATTTTACACGACAAAAGAACGGGGGGTCGGATTGGGATTGGCGATATGCAATCGAATCGTGAGAAGCCATGGGGGAGAAATCAAGGTGAAATCCTTCGTGGATAAAGGAAGTACGTTCAGAATAAGACTGGTGGATTGA
- a CDS encoding ACP S-malonyltransferase, which yields MIHENSAAVVFPGQGSQRPGMGKDFFDNVPISRQTFEEASDALGWDVAALCFSEDERLNLTEFTQPCIVTTEIAMFRAVQTLFSFSPSFYGGHSLGEFSALVAAGVFPFQDTLRIVHERGRLMQNAVPVGVGGMAAVILNDLDVQQIRSLLSDLPVDVANENSLHQVVISGDAKALPVAESRLTEQFTDSSFRVVPLRVSAPFHSRFMKSIEEPFEQVLRASSPLWKSQNADKVTSNYTGGYHLPTTEAVSTALVLQLSHAVRWVDNMRTLSSSTKSVFEVGPGRPLRDFFKTIGITCSSVTTLSAAERLFRNEK from the coding sequence ATGATTCATGAAAACTCTGCAGCCGTCGTATTCCCGGGCCAGGGATCTCAGCGGCCCGGTATGGGAAAAGATTTTTTTGATAATGTCCCCATATCCAGACAGACATTTGAGGAAGCATCAGATGCTCTGGGCTGGGATGTTGCCGCTCTGTGTTTTTCCGAGGATGAACGCCTCAACCTGACGGAATTTACTCAGCCCTGTATTGTTACCACTGAAATCGCGATGTTCCGGGCAGTGCAGACTCTTTTTTCCTTCTCTCCCTCCTTCTATGGCGGACACAGTCTCGGTGAATTTTCAGCTCTTGTTGCAGCCGGCGTTTTTCCATTTCAGGATACGCTGCGCATCGTTCACGAAAGAGGCCGTTTGATGCAGAACGCGGTCCCCGTCGGTGTTGGAGGAATGGCAGCCGTTATTTTAAACGATCTGGATGTCCAGCAAATCCGCAGCCTGCTTTCCGATCTCCCTGTGGATGTGGCCAATGAAAATTCTCTGCACCAGGTTGTGATCAGCGGAGATGCCAAAGCATTGCCCGTCGCGGAAAGCCGCCTGACAGAGCAGTTCACGGATTCCTCCTTCCGGGTGGTTCCGTTGCGGGTCAGCGCACCCTTTCACAGCCGGTTCATGAAATCCATTGAAGAGCCTTTTGAGCAGGTATTGCGCGCCTCTTCACCCCTCTGGAAGTCTCAGAACGCGGATAAGGTGACTTCCAACTATACGGGTGGCTATCACCTTCCCACGACTGAAGCTGTTTCCACGGCTCTCGTTCTGCAGCTCAGCCACGCCGTTCGATGGGTCGATAACATGAGAACCCTGTCTTCCTCAACAAAAAGTGTCTTTGAAGTCGGACCCGGTCGGCCGCTTCGTGACTTTTTCAAGACAATCGGCATAACCTGTTCTTCCGTCACCACCCTTTCGGCTGCTGAACGTCTTTTCCGTAATG